A single Osmerus mordax isolate fOsmMor3 chromosome 7, fOsmMor3.pri, whole genome shotgun sequence DNA region contains:
- the mybpha gene encoding myosin binding protein Ha isoform X1 has translation MSDKPAPPAEEAAPAEAAPAEVPAEAPAEAAPEAEAAPAAPAEEAPAAEAAPAAEEAAAPAEGEAPAEAPAAEEAAAAPAEEGAAPAADAPADAAPAEGAEAAPAAEAPAEAAPAEPAPVEEPPKAPTPPPPAEPTSAPLNVTVEDVNDTSLTIKWRSPEVLGDSGLDGYTIEYCKDGATEWVVANAELTVANRLVLKDLTTGDLLNVRVVAVNAGGRSEAAALVEPVHIREVVDRPKIRMPRFLRTRLVKHLGEQINLLIPYNGKPKPVVTWTKNGEPLDSKRANVRNSDKDSILFIRTSQRDDSGVYEMNVKVDSFEDKSSFVIQVVELPGPPASVKLVDTWGFNAALEWTPPTDSGNTEITGYTIQKADKKTGDWFTVLEHYHRLNATISDLIMGNSYVFRVYTENKVGMSEEAAVTTEAATIQKIGISYKPPEYKEHDFSEAPKFTASLNDRAATVGYTTKLLCAVRGSPKPKVMWMKNQIPIGEDPKYRQISNQGVCSLEIRKTGNYDGGVYTCKAKNAHGEAVVACKLEVKQVIVADADKEKEEE, from the exons ATGTCAGACAAACCAGCTCCACCTGCAGAGGAGGCGGCCCCAGCGGAGGCTGCGCCAGCCGAAGTTCCCGCAGAGGCCCCCGCGGAAGCAGCTCCTGAAGCAGAGGCTGCCCCCGCCGCACCCGCAGAGGAGGCTCCCGCAGCGGAAG CTGCCCCTGCTGCCGAGGAGGCTGCAGCCCCTGCGGAGGGTGAGGCTCCAGCCGAGGCCCCCGCTGCTGAAGAGG CCGCTGCCGCGCCTGCAGAGGAAGGAGCTGCTCCAGCTGCTGACGCTCCCGCAGATG CTGCCCCTGCTGAAGGTGCTGAGGCTGCCCCAGCTGCTGAGGCTCCTGCAGAAG CTGCTCCAGCTGAACCTGCCCCTGTAGAAGAGCCACCCAAGGcccccacaccaccacctcctgcAG AACCCACCAGTGCTCCTCTGAACGTGACAGTGGAGGATGTGAACGACACCAGTCTCACCATCAAATGGAGAAGTCCAGAGGTCCTTGGAGACTCTGGTCTGGATGGATATACCATTGAGTACTGCAAAGATGGAG CCACTGAATGGGTCGTGGCCAACGCAGAACTCACTGTGGCAAACCGCCTCGTGCTCAAGGATCTGACAACCGGTGACCTGCTGAACGTGCGCGTGGTGGCCGTTAATGCCGGTGGCCGCAGTGAGGCCGCCGCCCTGGTCGAGCCTGTGCACATCCGGGAGGTTGTCG ATCGCCCCAAGATCCGCATGCCCCGCTTCCTCAGGACTCGCCTCGTCAAGCATCTCGGAGAGCAGATCAACCTGCTTATTCCCTACAAT ggcAAGCCCAAGCCTGTGGTCACCTGGACCAAGAACGGCGAGCCTTTGGATTCAAAGAGGGCTAACGTTCGCAACAGCGATAAGGACAGCATCCTGTTCATCCGCACCTCTCAGAGGGACGACTCAGGCGTCTACGAGATGAACGTCAAGGTCGACAGCTTTGAGGACAAGTCCAGTTTTGTCATCCAGGTTGTGG AGCTGCCAGGGCCTCCTGCCAGTGTGAAGCTGGTGGATACCTGGGGCTTCAACGCAGCTCTGGAATGGACCCCTCCCACTGACAGCGGTAACACAGAGATCACCGGGTACACCATCCAGAAGGCTGACAAGAAGACCGGG GACTGGTTCACTGTGCTGGAGCACTACCACAGGCTAAACGCCACCATCTCTGACCTCATCATGGGAAATTCCTACGTCTTCCGTGTCTATACGGAGAACAAGGTTGGGATGAGCGAGGAGGCAGCCGTCACCACAGAGGCCGCTACCATCCAGAAGATAG GCATCAGCTACAAGCCACCAGAGTACAAGGAGCATGACTTCAGCGAGGCTCCCAAGTTCACCGCCTCCCTCAACGACCGTGCTGCCACCGTGGGATACACCACCAAGCTGCTGTGTGCCGTGCGTGGAAGCCCCAAG cCCAAGGTCATGTGGATGAAGAACCAGATTCCCATCGGTGAAGACCCCAAGTACCGTCAGATCTCCAACCAGGGCGTGTGCTCCCTGGAGATCCGCAAGACTGGCAACTATGATGGGGGCGTGTACACCTGCAAGGCCAAGAACGCCCATGGAGAGGCAGTGGTAGCCTGCAAGCTGGAGGTCAAAC AGGTCATTGTTGCAGACGCTgataaggagaaggaggaggagtaa
- the mybpha gene encoding myosin binding protein Ha isoform X2: MSDKPAPPAEEAAPAEAAPAEVPAEAPAEAAPEAEAAPAAPAEEAPAAEAAAAPAEEGAAPAADAPADAAPAEGAEAAPAAEAPAEAAPAEPAPVEEPPKAPTPPPPAEPTSAPLNVTVEDVNDTSLTIKWRSPEVLGDSGLDGYTIEYCKDGATEWVVANAELTVANRLVLKDLTTGDLLNVRVVAVNAGGRSEAAALVEPVHIREVVDRPKIRMPRFLRTRLVKHLGEQINLLIPYNGKPKPVVTWTKNGEPLDSKRANVRNSDKDSILFIRTSQRDDSGVYEMNVKVDSFEDKSSFVIQVVELPGPPASVKLVDTWGFNAALEWTPPTDSGNTEITGYTIQKADKKTGDWFTVLEHYHRLNATISDLIMGNSYVFRVYTENKVGMSEEAAVTTEAATIQKIGISYKPPEYKEHDFSEAPKFTASLNDRAATVGYTTKLLCAVRGSPKPKVMWMKNQIPIGEDPKYRQISNQGVCSLEIRKTGNYDGGVYTCKAKNAHGEAVVACKLEVKQVIVADADKEKEEE; this comes from the exons ATGTCAGACAAACCAGCTCCACCTGCAGAGGAGGCGGCCCCAGCGGAGGCTGCGCCAGCCGAAGTTCCCGCAGAGGCCCCCGCGGAAGCAGCTCCTGAAGCAGAGGCTGCCCCCGCCGCACCCGCAGAGGAGGCTCCCGCAGCGGAAG CCGCTGCCGCGCCTGCAGAGGAAGGAGCTGCTCCAGCTGCTGACGCTCCCGCAGATG CTGCCCCTGCTGAAGGTGCTGAGGCTGCCCCAGCTGCTGAGGCTCCTGCAGAAG CTGCTCCAGCTGAACCTGCCCCTGTAGAAGAGCCACCCAAGGcccccacaccaccacctcctgcAG AACCCACCAGTGCTCCTCTGAACGTGACAGTGGAGGATGTGAACGACACCAGTCTCACCATCAAATGGAGAAGTCCAGAGGTCCTTGGAGACTCTGGTCTGGATGGATATACCATTGAGTACTGCAAAGATGGAG CCACTGAATGGGTCGTGGCCAACGCAGAACTCACTGTGGCAAACCGCCTCGTGCTCAAGGATCTGACAACCGGTGACCTGCTGAACGTGCGCGTGGTGGCCGTTAATGCCGGTGGCCGCAGTGAGGCCGCCGCCCTGGTCGAGCCTGTGCACATCCGGGAGGTTGTCG ATCGCCCCAAGATCCGCATGCCCCGCTTCCTCAGGACTCGCCTCGTCAAGCATCTCGGAGAGCAGATCAACCTGCTTATTCCCTACAAT ggcAAGCCCAAGCCTGTGGTCACCTGGACCAAGAACGGCGAGCCTTTGGATTCAAAGAGGGCTAACGTTCGCAACAGCGATAAGGACAGCATCCTGTTCATCCGCACCTCTCAGAGGGACGACTCAGGCGTCTACGAGATGAACGTCAAGGTCGACAGCTTTGAGGACAAGTCCAGTTTTGTCATCCAGGTTGTGG AGCTGCCAGGGCCTCCTGCCAGTGTGAAGCTGGTGGATACCTGGGGCTTCAACGCAGCTCTGGAATGGACCCCTCCCACTGACAGCGGTAACACAGAGATCACCGGGTACACCATCCAGAAGGCTGACAAGAAGACCGGG GACTGGTTCACTGTGCTGGAGCACTACCACAGGCTAAACGCCACCATCTCTGACCTCATCATGGGAAATTCCTACGTCTTCCGTGTCTATACGGAGAACAAGGTTGGGATGAGCGAGGAGGCAGCCGTCACCACAGAGGCCGCTACCATCCAGAAGATAG GCATCAGCTACAAGCCACCAGAGTACAAGGAGCATGACTTCAGCGAGGCTCCCAAGTTCACCGCCTCCCTCAACGACCGTGCTGCCACCGTGGGATACACCACCAAGCTGCTGTGTGCCGTGCGTGGAAGCCCCAAG cCCAAGGTCATGTGGATGAAGAACCAGATTCCCATCGGTGAAGACCCCAAGTACCGTCAGATCTCCAACCAGGGCGTGTGCTCCCTGGAGATCCGCAAGACTGGCAACTATGATGGGGGCGTGTACACCTGCAAGGCCAAGAACGCCCATGGAGAGGCAGTGGTAGCCTGCAAGCTGGAGGTCAAAC AGGTCATTGTTGCAGACGCTgataaggagaaggaggaggagtaa
- the mybpha gene encoding myosin binding protein Ha isoform X3, whose protein sequence is MSDKPAPPAEEAAPAEAAPAEVPAEAPAEAAPEAEAAPAAPAEEAPAAEAAPAEGAEAAPAAEAPAEAAPAEPAPVEEPPKAPTPPPPAEPTSAPLNVTVEDVNDTSLTIKWRSPEVLGDSGLDGYTIEYCKDGATEWVVANAELTVANRLVLKDLTTGDLLNVRVVAVNAGGRSEAAALVEPVHIREVVDRPKIRMPRFLRTRLVKHLGEQINLLIPYNGKPKPVVTWTKNGEPLDSKRANVRNSDKDSILFIRTSQRDDSGVYEMNVKVDSFEDKSSFVIQVVELPGPPASVKLVDTWGFNAALEWTPPTDSGNTEITGYTIQKADKKTGDWFTVLEHYHRLNATISDLIMGNSYVFRVYTENKVGMSEEAAVTTEAATIQKIGISYKPPEYKEHDFSEAPKFTASLNDRAATVGYTTKLLCAVRGSPKPKVMWMKNQIPIGEDPKYRQISNQGVCSLEIRKTGNYDGGVYTCKAKNAHGEAVVACKLEVKQVIVADADKEKEEE, encoded by the exons ATGTCAGACAAACCAGCTCCACCTGCAGAGGAGGCGGCCCCAGCGGAGGCTGCGCCAGCCGAAGTTCCCGCAGAGGCCCCCGCGGAAGCAGCTCCTGAAGCAGAGGCTGCCCCCGCCGCACCCGCAGAGGAGGCTCCCGCAGCGGAAG CTGCCCCTGCTGAAGGTGCTGAGGCTGCCCCAGCTGCTGAGGCTCCTGCAGAAG CTGCTCCAGCTGAACCTGCCCCTGTAGAAGAGCCACCCAAGGcccccacaccaccacctcctgcAG AACCCACCAGTGCTCCTCTGAACGTGACAGTGGAGGATGTGAACGACACCAGTCTCACCATCAAATGGAGAAGTCCAGAGGTCCTTGGAGACTCTGGTCTGGATGGATATACCATTGAGTACTGCAAAGATGGAG CCACTGAATGGGTCGTGGCCAACGCAGAACTCACTGTGGCAAACCGCCTCGTGCTCAAGGATCTGACAACCGGTGACCTGCTGAACGTGCGCGTGGTGGCCGTTAATGCCGGTGGCCGCAGTGAGGCCGCCGCCCTGGTCGAGCCTGTGCACATCCGGGAGGTTGTCG ATCGCCCCAAGATCCGCATGCCCCGCTTCCTCAGGACTCGCCTCGTCAAGCATCTCGGAGAGCAGATCAACCTGCTTATTCCCTACAAT ggcAAGCCCAAGCCTGTGGTCACCTGGACCAAGAACGGCGAGCCTTTGGATTCAAAGAGGGCTAACGTTCGCAACAGCGATAAGGACAGCATCCTGTTCATCCGCACCTCTCAGAGGGACGACTCAGGCGTCTACGAGATGAACGTCAAGGTCGACAGCTTTGAGGACAAGTCCAGTTTTGTCATCCAGGTTGTGG AGCTGCCAGGGCCTCCTGCCAGTGTGAAGCTGGTGGATACCTGGGGCTTCAACGCAGCTCTGGAATGGACCCCTCCCACTGACAGCGGTAACACAGAGATCACCGGGTACACCATCCAGAAGGCTGACAAGAAGACCGGG GACTGGTTCACTGTGCTGGAGCACTACCACAGGCTAAACGCCACCATCTCTGACCTCATCATGGGAAATTCCTACGTCTTCCGTGTCTATACGGAGAACAAGGTTGGGATGAGCGAGGAGGCAGCCGTCACCACAGAGGCCGCTACCATCCAGAAGATAG GCATCAGCTACAAGCCACCAGAGTACAAGGAGCATGACTTCAGCGAGGCTCCCAAGTTCACCGCCTCCCTCAACGACCGTGCTGCCACCGTGGGATACACCACCAAGCTGCTGTGTGCCGTGCGTGGAAGCCCCAAG cCCAAGGTCATGTGGATGAAGAACCAGATTCCCATCGGTGAAGACCCCAAGTACCGTCAGATCTCCAACCAGGGCGTGTGCTCCCTGGAGATCCGCAAGACTGGCAACTATGATGGGGGCGTGTACACCTGCAAGGCCAAGAACGCCCATGGAGAGGCAGTGGTAGCCTGCAAGCTGGAGGTCAAAC AGGTCATTGTTGCAGACGCTgataaggagaaggaggaggagtaa
- the mybpha gene encoding myosin binding protein Ha isoform X4 gives MSDKPAPPAEEAAPAEAAPAEVPAEAPAEAAPEAEAAPAAPAEEAPAAEAAPAEPAPVEEPPKAPTPPPPAEPTSAPLNVTVEDVNDTSLTIKWRSPEVLGDSGLDGYTIEYCKDGATEWVVANAELTVANRLVLKDLTTGDLLNVRVVAVNAGGRSEAAALVEPVHIREVVDRPKIRMPRFLRTRLVKHLGEQINLLIPYNGKPKPVVTWTKNGEPLDSKRANVRNSDKDSILFIRTSQRDDSGVYEMNVKVDSFEDKSSFVIQVVELPGPPASVKLVDTWGFNAALEWTPPTDSGNTEITGYTIQKADKKTGDWFTVLEHYHRLNATISDLIMGNSYVFRVYTENKVGMSEEAAVTTEAATIQKIGISYKPPEYKEHDFSEAPKFTASLNDRAATVGYTTKLLCAVRGSPKPKVMWMKNQIPIGEDPKYRQISNQGVCSLEIRKTGNYDGGVYTCKAKNAHGEAVVACKLEVKQVIVADADKEKEEE, from the exons ATGTCAGACAAACCAGCTCCACCTGCAGAGGAGGCGGCCCCAGCGGAGGCTGCGCCAGCCGAAGTTCCCGCAGAGGCCCCCGCGGAAGCAGCTCCTGAAGCAGAGGCTGCCCCCGCCGCACCCGCAGAGGAGGCTCCCGCAGCGGAAG CTGCTCCAGCTGAACCTGCCCCTGTAGAAGAGCCACCCAAGGcccccacaccaccacctcctgcAG AACCCACCAGTGCTCCTCTGAACGTGACAGTGGAGGATGTGAACGACACCAGTCTCACCATCAAATGGAGAAGTCCAGAGGTCCTTGGAGACTCTGGTCTGGATGGATATACCATTGAGTACTGCAAAGATGGAG CCACTGAATGGGTCGTGGCCAACGCAGAACTCACTGTGGCAAACCGCCTCGTGCTCAAGGATCTGACAACCGGTGACCTGCTGAACGTGCGCGTGGTGGCCGTTAATGCCGGTGGCCGCAGTGAGGCCGCCGCCCTGGTCGAGCCTGTGCACATCCGGGAGGTTGTCG ATCGCCCCAAGATCCGCATGCCCCGCTTCCTCAGGACTCGCCTCGTCAAGCATCTCGGAGAGCAGATCAACCTGCTTATTCCCTACAAT ggcAAGCCCAAGCCTGTGGTCACCTGGACCAAGAACGGCGAGCCTTTGGATTCAAAGAGGGCTAACGTTCGCAACAGCGATAAGGACAGCATCCTGTTCATCCGCACCTCTCAGAGGGACGACTCAGGCGTCTACGAGATGAACGTCAAGGTCGACAGCTTTGAGGACAAGTCCAGTTTTGTCATCCAGGTTGTGG AGCTGCCAGGGCCTCCTGCCAGTGTGAAGCTGGTGGATACCTGGGGCTTCAACGCAGCTCTGGAATGGACCCCTCCCACTGACAGCGGTAACACAGAGATCACCGGGTACACCATCCAGAAGGCTGACAAGAAGACCGGG GACTGGTTCACTGTGCTGGAGCACTACCACAGGCTAAACGCCACCATCTCTGACCTCATCATGGGAAATTCCTACGTCTTCCGTGTCTATACGGAGAACAAGGTTGGGATGAGCGAGGAGGCAGCCGTCACCACAGAGGCCGCTACCATCCAGAAGATAG GCATCAGCTACAAGCCACCAGAGTACAAGGAGCATGACTTCAGCGAGGCTCCCAAGTTCACCGCCTCCCTCAACGACCGTGCTGCCACCGTGGGATACACCACCAAGCTGCTGTGTGCCGTGCGTGGAAGCCCCAAG cCCAAGGTCATGTGGATGAAGAACCAGATTCCCATCGGTGAAGACCCCAAGTACCGTCAGATCTCCAACCAGGGCGTGTGCTCCCTGGAGATCCGCAAGACTGGCAACTATGATGGGGGCGTGTACACCTGCAAGGCCAAGAACGCCCATGGAGAGGCAGTGGTAGCCTGCAAGCTGGAGGTCAAAC AGGTCATTGTTGCAGACGCTgataaggagaaggaggaggagtaa